In Vibrio cyclitrophicus, one genomic interval encodes:
- a CDS encoding LysR family transcriptional regulator, whose protein sequence is MEFDLLKAFCQLAKSGNYRLASEQLYITQSALTKKIQRLESNIGASLFSRGRNGAELTHAGKTLLAEAQRLVHSMQAFEQLSGSVVNGTQGHLNIAFGVSTYHEAPKLIAAYKQRYSDVHITLNDTPSKQQTDELLNHELDISFNRIPESLDLESLTLFNDSLVVAIHKDLLKQAPSKNLVVSELSKWPYLKLAQHRGPGLDRQIQQYCLANKIDLSKTQEADDILTLLALVSANIGFTIVPSSAQFISNTDVEFIALEGEYATWPVGLIWNGKSDNPLRDRFVEFVADQKEN, encoded by the coding sequence ATGGAATTTGATCTACTGAAGGCATTTTGTCAGCTCGCTAAATCGGGCAATTACCGTTTGGCGTCAGAGCAGCTCTACATCACTCAATCGGCACTCACTAAAAAGATTCAACGACTTGAATCCAACATTGGGGCATCTTTGTTTTCTCGTGGCAGGAATGGCGCAGAGCTCACGCACGCGGGGAAAACGTTACTGGCAGAAGCCCAACGTTTGGTTCATTCAATGCAAGCGTTTGAGCAGCTGTCAGGCTCTGTGGTGAACGGGACTCAGGGACATTTGAACATTGCCTTTGGCGTGTCTACTTATCATGAAGCACCCAAGCTTATTGCCGCTTATAAACAACGATACTCAGACGTTCATATCACCTTAAATGACACACCTTCTAAGCAACAAACAGATGAACTGTTAAACCATGAGCTCGATATCAGCTTCAATCGGATACCAGAATCATTGGATTTAGAAAGCCTAACACTGTTCAATGATTCGCTTGTGGTCGCGATACACAAAGATCTTCTCAAGCAAGCGCCAAGCAAAAACCTCGTCGTCTCTGAGTTATCGAAATGGCCTTATCTAAAGCTGGCCCAACATCGCGGCCCCGGATTAGACAGACAGATCCAACAATATTGCCTTGCCAATAAAATCGACTTATCAAAGACGCAAGAAGCCGATGATATCCTGACCCTGCTTGCCTTGGTTTCTGCCAATATCGGTTTCACCATTGTACCTAGCAGTGCGCAGTTCATTAGTAACACCGATGTGGAATTCATTGCGTTAGAAGGTGAATATGCCACTTGGCCCGTCGGATTGATATGGAATGGGAAGAGTGACAACCCACTCAGGGATAGATTTGTAGAGTTTGTGGCTGATCAAAAAGAAAATTAG
- a CDS encoding RNA-binding S4 domain-containing protein, which yields MDQEHYEDADYEGQELGEEGEEIEIEAIGIDVSSQPIELYKVFKIANLVSGGGEAKHIISEGYVAVNGELETRKRRKMYDGDFFEFNQEYYVVVCDQPVQEESEKPKKKEAPKKDNKAKKGQSKKDSKKKESKKSKAEMLSATAEPKKEKKEKKKENKPKKKADTPKPQRDDKSGRNSIEFF from the coding sequence ATGGACCAAGAACATTACGAAGACGCTGACTACGAAGGCCAAGAGCTTGGCGAAGAAGGCGAAGAGATTGAGATTGAAGCAATTGGTATTGATGTATCGTCTCAGCCAATCGAACTCTACAAAGTGTTTAAAATTGCTAACCTAGTGAGTGGTGGCGGTGAAGCTAAGCACATCATTTCTGAAGGTTATGTTGCAGTAAATGGTGAATTAGAAACTCGTAAACGTCGTAAAATGTACGATGGCGACTTCTTTGAATTCAATCAAGAATACTATGTAGTGGTGTGTGATCAGCCAGTACAAGAAGAATCAGAAAAGCCGAAAAAGAAAGAAGCGCCTAAAAAAGATAACAAGGCGAAGAAAGGTCAGTCTAAAAAGGATTCTAAGAAGAAAGAATCTAAGAAAAGCAAAGCAGAAATGCTAAGCGCAACGGCTGAACCAAAGAAAGAGAAAAAAGAGAAGAAGAAAGAAAACAAACCGAAAAAGAAAGCGGATACGCCTAAGCCACAACGTGACGACAAAAGCGGCCGTAACTCGATTGAATTCTTTTAA
- the atpD gene encoding F0F1 ATP synthase subunit beta — protein sequence MSVGKIVKVIGAVVDVEFSGGNSPRVYDALKVTSEEASSLVLEVQQQLGGSIVRCIAMGTSDGLRRGLTVENTGSPITVPVGEETLGRIMNVLGQPIDECGEIGQKESYEIHREAPSYEEQANSTELLETGVKVIDLICPFAKGGKIGLFGGAGVGKTVNMMELINNIAKAHSGLSVFTGVGERTREGNDFYYEMKEAGVLDKVAMVYGQMNEPPGNRLRVALTGLTMAERFRDEGRDVLLFIDNIYRYTLAGTEVSALLGRMPSAVGYQPTLAEEMGVLQERITSTRQGSITSIQAVYVPADDLTDPSPATTFAHLDATVVLSRNIAALGLYPAIDPLDSTSRQLDPLVVGQKHYDIAQKVQTTLQRYKELKDIIAILGMDELSTEDKQTVSRARKIERFLTQPYHVAEVFTGQKGVFVPLSETLRGFKGLLGGEYDDIPEQAFLYCGSIDEVLNKAKSL from the coding sequence ATGAGTGTTGGAAAAATAGTTAAAGTTATCGGCGCGGTGGTAGACGTCGAGTTCAGCGGCGGCAACAGCCCACGTGTTTATGATGCATTGAAAGTGACTAGCGAGGAAGCAAGCTCGCTCGTATTGGAAGTTCAGCAACAACTGGGTGGCAGTATCGTTCGTTGTATTGCAATGGGTACGTCAGATGGCTTGCGCCGCGGCCTAACTGTTGAAAACACCGGTTCTCCAATCACCGTTCCTGTGGGCGAAGAAACCTTAGGCCGTATCATGAACGTTCTTGGTCAGCCTATCGATGAATGTGGTGAAATCGGTCAAAAAGAAAGCTACGAAATTCACCGTGAAGCACCCTCTTATGAAGAACAAGCAAACAGCACTGAACTTCTTGAGACCGGCGTTAAAGTTATCGACCTTATTTGTCCGTTCGCAAAGGGCGGTAAAATCGGTCTGTTCGGTGGTGCTGGCGTAGGTAAAACCGTCAACATGATGGAGCTTATCAACAACATCGCAAAAGCCCACTCAGGTCTCTCTGTATTTACTGGTGTTGGTGAGCGTACTCGTGAAGGTAACGACTTCTACTACGAGATGAAAGAAGCGGGTGTACTAGACAAAGTAGCCATGGTTTACGGCCAAATGAACGAGCCACCGGGAAACCGTCTACGTGTTGCGCTGACTGGTCTTACTATGGCTGAGCGTTTCCGTGACGAAGGTCGTGACGTACTGTTGTTCATTGATAACATCTACCGTTACACACTTGCGGGCACAGAAGTATCCGCACTGCTAGGTCGTATGCCATCAGCAGTAGGTTACCAACCAACGCTGGCTGAAGAGATGGGTGTTCTACAAGAACGTATCACATCAACCAGACAAGGTTCGATCACGTCTATTCAAGCGGTATACGTACCTGCGGATGACTTGACTGACCCATCGCCAGCAACAACCTTTGCTCACTTAGATGCGACCGTTGTACTGTCTCGTAACATCGCTGCATTAGGCCTCTACCCTGCAATCGACCCATTGGATTCAACATCTCGCCAATTGGACCCTCTTGTAGTTGGCCAAAAGCACTACGACATTGCACAAAAAGTACAAACAACGCTGCAACGCTACAAAGAGCTAAAAGACATCATCGCGATTCTTGGTATGGACGAGCTATCGACTGAAGATAAGCAGACGGTATCTCGCGCTCGTAAGATTGAACGTTTCTTAACTCAGCCTTATCACGTAGCCGAAGTATTTACTGGTCAGAAAGGTGTTTTTGTACCGCTAAGTGAAACACTAAGAGGCTTTAAAGGCCTTCTAGGCGGCGAATACGACGATATTCCAGAGCAAGCGTTCTTGTACTGTGGTTCTATCGACGAAGTGCTTAACAAAGCAAAATCACTCTAA
- the atpC gene encoding F0F1 ATP synthase subunit epsilon, which produces MAIGVTDNTFQLNIVSAEGTLFSGPAYALAVSGADGELGIRPGHSPLLSKIKPGVTVFVTDPKSEGQVLYVSGGMLEVQPDVVTVLADTALHGKDIDRARAEEAKYAALENINKGNVDINFAQAQLELAKAVAQLRASELTSSRTRH; this is translated from the coding sequence ATGGCTATCGGAGTTACAGACAATACATTTCAACTTAATATCGTAAGTGCGGAAGGTACGCTGTTTTCAGGGCCAGCCTATGCCCTAGCCGTTTCTGGTGCGGATGGTGAGCTGGGGATTCGCCCCGGTCACTCCCCGCTTCTAAGTAAAATAAAGCCAGGCGTGACAGTGTTTGTCACAGATCCTAAATCAGAGGGGCAAGTGCTGTATGTCTCTGGTGGCATGCTTGAAGTTCAACCGGATGTGGTCACAGTGTTAGCCGATACGGCCTTGCACGGTAAAGACATTGACCGCGCTCGTGCAGAAGAAGCGAAATACGCTGCCCTCGAGAATATCAACAAGGGCAATGTCGACATCAATTTTGCACAAGCTCAACTTGAACTGGCAAAAGCCGTTGCTCAGCTTCGCGCATCAGAACTGACGTCTTCTCGCACTCGCCACTGA
- a CDS encoding nitrilase family protein — MKKDIKVASVQFNHHAGDKAYNLSVIEQYVQKAADSDVEIISFPEMCITGYWHVSALSRDEIEVLAEPVPSGESTQKLVSLATQFGMSVGAGLIEQGTDGELYNTYVFAMPNGEVQKHRKLHTFVSSHMSSGDQYTVFDTPHGCKVGILICWDNNLVENVRITALKGADILIAPHQTGGCHSRSPNAMKRIDPELWFNRDENPDAIRAEMQGKNGREWLMRWLPARAHDNGMFVVFSNGVGVDMDEVRTGNAMILSPYGEIITETDSVDNDMVIAELKAEELEMCTGRRWIRGRKPELYHSLTQPLGHELDPHQARFAES; from the coding sequence ATGAAGAAAGACATCAAAGTAGCGTCGGTTCAATTTAACCACCACGCAGGTGATAAGGCGTATAACTTATCGGTTATAGAGCAATACGTTCAAAAGGCTGCGGACAGTGACGTGGAGATCATCAGTTTTCCTGAGATGTGCATCACTGGCTACTGGCATGTGTCTGCTTTATCTCGCGATGAAATTGAAGTGCTAGCGGAACCCGTACCGAGCGGTGAATCCACTCAAAAGTTAGTTTCACTGGCAACACAATTTGGCATGAGCGTTGGTGCAGGCTTGATAGAGCAGGGTACTGATGGCGAGTTATACAACACCTACGTATTTGCGATGCCCAATGGTGAAGTACAAAAGCACCGCAAACTGCATACCTTTGTTAGCTCTCATATGAGCAGTGGTGACCAATACACGGTGTTCGATACGCCGCATGGCTGCAAAGTCGGTATCTTGATTTGTTGGGATAACAACTTGGTTGAGAACGTTCGAATCACCGCATTGAAAGGCGCCGATATTTTGATTGCGCCACACCAAACGGGCGGTTGTCATTCACGAAGCCCGAATGCGATGAAGCGAATTGACCCTGAATTATGGTTTAACCGAGATGAAAACCCAGATGCGATTCGTGCTGAAATGCAGGGCAAGAATGGCCGCGAGTGGTTAATGCGTTGGTTGCCTGCGAGAGCGCATGACAACGGCATGTTTGTGGTGTTCAGCAATGGCGTTGGCGTTGATATGGATGAAGTCAGAACTGGCAATGCGATGATCCTAAGCCCTTATGGTGAAATCATCACAGAGACGGACAGCGTTGATAACGACATGGTAATTGCAGAGCTAAAAGCCGAAGAATTGGAGATGTGTACCGGAAGGCGTTGGATTCGTGGTCGTAAGCCTGAGTTATATCATTCGCTCACACAACCGTTAGGTCATGAACTTGACCCGCACCAAGCGCGTTTTGCAGAGAGCTAG